The Juglans regia cultivar Chandler chromosome 11, Walnut 2.0, whole genome shotgun sequence genome contains the following window.
CGACGCAAGCCCCTATTACGTATCTTCATCCTTTGAACTGAAGAAATGCGtgtttagattaaaaaaaaaaaaaggcacaaaaGTTGCAAAACCAACCTGAATTCATCTACTTAAGCTGCAACAGTGGCAAACTAATCCTTCACAAGCGAAATCTGACTTCCACCCATAAAGCATAACATAAAACCAAAGTTCAGCAAGTGCATGGATCTTGGATCCACCAGCCCCTCCATTTTGCATCGAGTAGATGAAGCTTCAGGGCCTTTTCAAGTTTTCCTCAACATTCCACCCTTTGCTGGCTTTGCATCCCCATTGCTCTACTACAATTCTCCATAAGTTGGGCTTTaagttcattttttcttaaaaatttctATCCTTTATATTTATGTCTATTTGGTTACTGAGAAATTGCCTAGGAGAGGAAGACTCTGAATTCTAAATGTCATAATATGTGGCAGAAATCAATATTAAACTCTCTTCTTGGTCGGATTGATTAATCCATTTTAAGTTTGAGTATCCTTGTGAATGGAgaatttttacttgtatttgcTGGTATTTTTTTAGGTAATTCAAGTGCGGAATGTCTCATCTAGAGCTCggaagaagaggagaaagcGAAGGAGAGGTGGAGAGAaatgtgagagagggagagaaaatgaGGCAGTTGTACTCCTGCTTGGCGGTGTCATTGTCAGTTAAGATGGTGCCGTGGTTGGTTGTGGCAAAAGTGGGAGAGAGCTGGGTGAgtagaaaagaagagaataaataGGTTCAGCTACGCAAGGAACAAAAAGTGACAGGAGAGAGATGCAactaagagagaaaaaataatgacaTTATAATGTTTCGCTATGCCATTGTGTCCAATATATATTTCCTGACACAGTGTAGCTCAAAACCATTTTAGCTAAGATGTAGCTAATCCGATGCAGGTGAAAATagtgtaaatttctttttttatgagtatagaAGTGTTCTTTGTGGATATTTATGTATGTACATATGCATTTGGAACTACactccccaaaaaaaaacttctcatgAAAATTTCCAAAAGGTAAGTTTTCTCAACATTCCAGTGTAGTGTCTTCAAGAATTATGATCAATCACAGATCATGGAAGCAAAGGTAATTGAAGTTCAGAGCTGTCATGTTCCATTTGATAAAATGGAGGAAACGTGCACCTGATGCTACAAAACTAGTATAAAATAATGACTGTACATAGGTATGACTACAATTTTACTAAAGCCAACTATCGAATTCTCATATCTTTCTCCCTTAAAGGTtcatagaaaatcaaaataGTGGAACTACAATAACCGACAAGTTATCCATGCTACCTTTCTCGAATGCTGTCTCGACTATGCATTCGGCCAATGAGGATGAAGCCAAGCAAGAACCTGAATCATGTATAAGAGCACATAGTTCTTCCGGTGTCAAGCTTTCAAAAGTTCCATCAGATGATACCACCAAATATCTATTATTGACATTTAGAGGTTGCCAGCCAGTCACCTCAGGCACAGCTGTAACACCATATCTGACcacccaaacaaaaaaaaagacaaaaagagagagagaaagaagctCTCTCATAAATAATTGGACGATAATGGCTAAACGtaacatgtaaaatatattcCATAAGTCACAGTGATCTCTAAACAAGGTAAAAGTTGGGACTTCTTCTATTTTGGTCATACAAATTCATGCTGGAATGCAAAATGGATCAACGAACAAAAGATTGACTAGAGAGAGAGCAGGGGAAAATTCAGTTGTCATTTGAGATTTCAAAACTCACCTCTTTAGATACACATCACCAATGGATCGGGACACAGCGAGTATACCATTGACTCGAGGAACACCCAACCCAATAATCGAACCACCAGCTGCTTGAATTCGAGCTCGTTCATCATCTCTATCCGGATGATGATCTTCTGTCAGCTCAATAGCTGAAAGATTGGCTGTCAAATTACctgtcattttcatttaaacaATCAGACAATCAGCTACTAGGTAAAGCACAGTAAAGTTAGTGGtgaaatttgtgcattaatATGTTTAACATACAAACGACTGCTTAATGAAGTCATACTTCATGTAGAAGCATCAAACAACAAgcattctttattattttagcACATATCTAATGGATACAACTAAACCCAAGTCATCTAAAACTTAATCCGCACTAATTTGGGTCATTTATCTTAGAATGCCCCTAATAAAAGGattcatattattaaaaaaaaatatatcaggaGCTAGTTCGCTGACCAGACTGAATATTCTCTGTGCATAGGAGGGCCTTTGAGTCACCAACATTGGCAATTAAAATCTTCCCATCAACAAGAAGAGCTATGGTAGCTGTGGAACCTGAGAAAAGCTTCTTTTCAAAAGCGTCCTGAATGTATACAATGCAAAATAGATTAATACATgaagaaaaatagtttaaagAACACAGAACTAAAAGTAGTTAATTTTTACTTGCCTGAGAAAATTTAAAATCGACTTCATGGATTGTGTTTAATAATGCTTCTCTTAGTATTTCCAACTGCGTAATATCATCCTCAGTTACAGGTAGAACTCCCCTGTACTGTGTCATTAGCTTGTATGAGTTGAACACAGCATGCATGTAAAAGTAATCCAAAAGAAGTTTAGAAGCCATCTCACTAGCTTCATTACCGCCATGACCATCAAATACTGCCACAAGACCAATTGTAAATTCCTCAAGCCCAGTTTTTCCTGCAACCAAGTCAAGCTTCAACTGTATATTGCGTCAATGTAACTATCACAATTTGTTTTTGATAGTTTGAAAATTGGTGCGCCTACAACAGagtttcttgaagaaatgaaatctTACTTAGATAAACAAAGGAACAGTAAATGAAAATTTAgtttattatacaaattttcactctctctctatggttttttttttccccaaactTCAGTAGACAATACAATTTCATGTCACACATTTAAGATTTGTAAGTAAAATCCACAATACCAGTCCTAAAATATGgaaacttgagagagagagagttcttccTCTATTACAGTACTTGCTCCATCAGTAAAATCCATAATACCAGTCCTAAAACACCAGTCCTCAACTGGCATTCCCCTCCGGAGATTCTTTTTTGCCACACTATTTTCCTGGGCTTCTGTCATTGTTTGTAATGAGGACAGCTTCCATAATTTGCTTGTACCCATCTCTAGTGGTTAGTGGTTATTAGGTGTATTCTGTGTACACTTCCTacatacttgggctatgcctattactATCAGTAAAGTCTTACATTTACttatagagagagatagagagagtacCGAGAAGCGGAATTTTCATATGAAGATCACATAATAAACGATCCTCTTGGTATTCTCTACTTCCCTGAAATGTGGCAGCCTGGCAGTTCACAGTCTGATTTCGAGGGTAACCAGAAGAGAGAATCCACCTAGAACATTCGGGAGACTGTAACACGGCAGAAACACCACCTTCATCATACACCATCATACATGACACAGATACTCCATATGAAAGTGCAATAGTGACAACAAAAGCTCCTAAAAAGAGTACTGCAATTTTCAACACCTCCATCATGAGGTGGATGTCATAAATTTACTCCtgagaaaaaagaagtaaaatagTCACAAAGAAGTGACTCTGGAAAAATCAACTACAGTACGAAATAATTCACAGATACACAATGCGTAGAAAATGCatagaaataaaacaaatcGTTCTATAACAAACTAATAGAAAAGTCCTATTAAACAGGTGTCATAAAAGTTCATTTCTGGAAACACGTAATCATGAGAACTTGGCATAATATCTTCTCAGTTTATCATCAACAGATTACATCATGCAAGTAGTGAATCAGACTTCAGATTTCTCAAGATTCATATGATTTGTCAAGTtcgaatttttaatatatgaataaagtTTTGGCAAGCAGAGCTACTAAACATAGTGTACAGAGAAGTCGTGAACAATTATGAGAAACCTACTCGATAGCTACTTCCCCTCTGATTGCTGTTTCTTCAAGGTATTTGCAACAATAGACAAACTAAAGCATGCAATCCATCTTCTCAGCAGCTCTCACACCACACATACACAAATGAGCTAACCACAACCATTATCAGCATATAATAGGAGCTGTCAATTCAGGCATTTTATTGTAATTATGgagttttttatgtttatttacaagattttggtttggCATGTAAGTAGAGGGTGAAAATGTTATCATGAATAGTTCCTGAACGAAACCCCTTATTAAGCACAATAGCACAATGGACCATTACAAAAAGCAATAACCCACCGTACCTGAGCAAAAAGCCTAGGTTTttttctcagttttttttttttttttaaatctttactcATCAAAAGAGTATAAAGCATAGAATTAAACCATTattctcattttcatttctttccatcaGGTTTCTCAGCCTCCAAACAGaggttaaaataattaattcagaAATCCCAGAAAAGATGCGCAATTAATTGCACAGAAATCGGCAGCAGCAAAAGACAAAGCTAAACCCATTACAA
Protein-coding sequences here:
- the LOC109018702 gene encoding probable protein phosphatase 2C 51 isoform X3, encoding MMEVLKIAVLFLGAFVVTIALSYGVSVSCMMVYDEGGVSAVLQSPECSRWILSSGYPRNQTVNCQAATFQGSREYQEDRLLCDLHMKIPLLGKTGLEEFTIGLVAVFDGHGGNEASEMASKLLLDYFYMHAVFNSYKLMTQYRGVLPVTEDDITQLEILREALLNTIHEVDFKFSQDAFEKKLFSGSTATIALLVDGKILIANVGDSKALLCTENIQSGNLTANLSAIELTEDHHPDRDDERARIQAAGGSIIGLGVPRVNGILAVSRSIGDVYLKRFLLGFILIGRMHSRDSIRER
- the LOC109018702 gene encoding probable protein phosphatase 2C 51 isoform X2, with the protein product MMEVLKIAVLFLGAFVVTIALSYGVSVSCMMVYDEGGVSAVLQSPECSRWILSSGYPRNQTVNCQAATFQGSREYQEDRLLCDLHMKIPLLVFDGHGGNEASEMASKLLLDYFYMHAVFNSYKLMTQYRGVLPVTEDDITQLEILREALLNTIHEVDFKFSQDAFEKKLFSGSTATIALLVDGKILIANVGDSKALLCTENIQSGNLTANLSAIELTEDHHPDRDDERARIQAAGGSIIGLGVPRVNGILAVSRSIGDVYLKRYGVTAVPEVTGWQPLNVNNRYLVVSSDGTFESLTPEELCALIHDSGSCLASSSLAECIVETAFEKGSMDNLSVIVVPLF
- the LOC109018702 gene encoding probable protein phosphatase 2C 51 isoform X1; translation: MMEVLKIAVLFLGAFVVTIALSYGVSVSCMMVYDEGGVSAVLQSPECSRWILSSGYPRNQTVNCQAATFQGSREYQEDRLLCDLHMKIPLLGKTGLEEFTIGLVAVFDGHGGNEASEMASKLLLDYFYMHAVFNSYKLMTQYRGVLPVTEDDITQLEILREALLNTIHEVDFKFSQDAFEKKLFSGSTATIALLVDGKILIANVGDSKALLCTENIQSGNLTANLSAIELTEDHHPDRDDERARIQAAGGSIIGLGVPRVNGILAVSRSIGDVYLKRYGVTAVPEVTGWQPLNVNNRYLVVSSDGTFESLTPEELCALIHDSGSCLASSSLAECIVETAFEKGSMDNLSVIVVPLF